One Akkermansiaceae bacterium genomic region harbors:
- a CDS encoding NAD-dependent deacylase, whose protein sequence is MKNIFILTGAGISAESGLKTFRDADGLWEGHRVEEVATPGAFAVDPELVHQFYNMRRSQLLTVEPNLAHHALVRLKRSFEDHLTLVTQNVDDLHERAGMRGVMHMHGELLKKRCADCGVVSDCVSRLGIHSVCEDCGHQGTMRPHIVWFGEMPLLMDEIHEKLVKADLFISIGTSGVVYPAAGFAEEAKRHGARLIEANLVGTDISPVFDTHLEGPATETVPALVERLIKEA, encoded by the coding sequence ATGAAAAACATCTTCATACTCACCGGTGCCGGGATCTCAGCGGAGTCGGGGCTAAAGACATTCCGCGATGCGGATGGACTATGGGAGGGGCATCGGGTCGAGGAAGTGGCGACCCCGGGCGCTTTTGCGGTCGATCCCGAGCTGGTGCACCAGTTTTACAATATGCGGAGGTCGCAGTTGCTTACGGTGGAGCCGAACCTTGCCCACCATGCCTTGGTCCGACTGAAACGCAGCTTTGAAGACCATCTGACATTAGTGACCCAGAATGTCGATGACCTTCACGAGCGGGCGGGTATGCGCGGTGTGATGCACATGCACGGGGAGCTTTTGAAAAAGCGCTGCGCCGATTGTGGCGTCGTTAGCGATTGTGTCTCGCGGCTCGGTATTCACTCGGTCTGTGAGGACTGCGGCCATCAGGGGACAATGCGCCCCCACATTGTCTGGTTTGGTGAGATGCCATTGCTGATGGACGAGATTCACGAAAAACTGGTGAAGGCTGACCTGTTTATATCGATCGGAACCTCGGGTGTCGTCTATCCGGCGGCAGGTTTTGCCGAGGAGGCCAAACGTCACGGTGCCCGCTTGATCGAAGCCAATCTGGTGGGCACCGATATTTCACCTGTTTTCGACACCCACCTTGAAGGCCCCGCCACGGAAACCGTGCCCGCGCTGGTGGAGAGATTGATCAAAGAGGCGTAA
- a CDS encoding YlbF family regulator — protein MSMLANDSNVMLKTRELCDAIAQDIEFVALQGQVERFLEDDAAKLQYQSVHERGEELHQKQHAGVELSDTEIKDFEEARDALLANEVASEFMEAQQSLQTLQKTIGKYIGMTLELGRVPQPEDMEQAQGGGGCCGGGCGC, from the coding sequence ATGAGCATGCTTGCCAATGATTCCAACGTGATGTTGAAGACGAGAGAGCTGTGTGATGCAATTGCACAGGATATTGAATTTGTGGCCCTTCAGGGACAGGTGGAACGATTCCTTGAGGATGATGCCGCCAAACTCCAGTATCAGTCCGTGCATGAGCGCGGTGAGGAGCTGCACCAGAAGCAACACGCTGGTGTTGAGCTTTCAGATACGGAGATCAAGGACTTTGAGGAAGCCCGTGATGCGCTGCTGGCCAACGAGGTCGCCAGTGAGTTCATGGAGGCCCAGCAGAGCCTGCAAACCCTGCAAAAAACAATTGGCAAATACATTGGCATGACCCTGGAGCTGGGCCGCGTGCCCCAGCCCGAAGACATGGAACAGGCCCAGGGCGGTGGTGGCTGCTGCGGCGGTGGTTGCGGTTGCTGA
- the metF gene encoding methylenetetrahydrofolate reductase [NAD(P)H] produces MHISDIIKPNEPTFSFEFFPPKSEDAADALYETIKGLAEYKPSFVSVTYGAGGSTRELTHDLVVKIKETTPIPPVPHLTCVTHGKEEITATLERYASVGIGNILALRGDPPGNDPSYDRAKDAFQHAADLVRHIRQFNEAGKHPDPRGFGIGVAAFPEGHPDTPNRLLEMDYLKAKVDEGADYICTQLFFDNHDFLDFRDRCRLAGINIPIIAGIMPITSTKGLHRMAELAAGAHFPARLIKALNRAGNDREAVQRVGIQHAAEQCAGLLHDDVDGIHFYTLNQSRATREIYASLGL; encoded by the coding sequence ATGCATATCAGTGACATTATCAAGCCCAACGAACCTACGTTTTCCTTTGAATTTTTCCCTCCCAAAAGTGAGGATGCGGCCGATGCTCTTTACGAGACCATCAAGGGGCTGGCCGAGTACAAACCGTCGTTCGTCAGCGTCACCTACGGTGCTGGAGGATCCACGCGTGAACTCACCCACGACCTGGTCGTAAAAATCAAGGAAACAACCCCTATTCCACCGGTTCCACACCTTACCTGCGTCACACACGGCAAAGAGGAGATAACGGCCACGCTTGAGCGTTATGCCTCTGTAGGAATCGGTAATATCCTGGCACTGCGCGGCGACCCGCCGGGAAACGATCCCAGCTACGACCGGGCAAAGGACGCTTTTCAACATGCCGCCGACCTGGTGCGCCACATCCGACAGTTCAACGAGGCTGGAAAACACCCCGATCCCCGCGGATTCGGGATAGGTGTGGCCGCCTTTCCCGAGGGGCACCCTGACACCCCTAACCGGTTACTGGAAATGGATTACTTGAAAGCCAAGGTGGATGAGGGCGCCGACTACATCTGCACGCAACTTTTTTTCGACAACCACGATTTTCTCGATTTCCGTGACCGGTGCAGGCTGGCAGGAATCAATATCCCCATCATCGCCGGCATCATGCCCATCACCTCCACCAAGGGTCTGCATCGCATGGCCGAACTTGCCGCCGGCGCCCACTTCCCTGCCAGACTCATCAAGGCGCTTAATCGTGCAGGAAATGACCGGGAAGCCGTTCAGCGCGTGGGTATCCAACATGCAGCCGAACAGTGTGCCGGACTTCTTCACGATGACGTCGATGGCATCCACTTCTATACCCTGAACCAAAGTAGGGCCACGCGCGAGATTTACGCCTCGCTGGGACTGTGA
- a CDS encoding LysM peptidoglycan-binding domain-containing protein — protein MDKHEDKGEVTPDDKPIHGQQAGSAPADVRATDRQACQEDEPDGTASGAEEPATGAEKESKIISKGKASLIISGVEEARSEAEKPQPLVVEPRVTVARVDSRDPVDEETDEATEAGEQVQRLENSVNPGKERIKVDQAKFEKLEQRPDEAEIQEEQWGSGISPGWWVALAGGGAAVLLLGGLALESWFDGDEVQTVVEPPAYVPEPDPHEGSPEQWFHQRAGRINVDARAVLSAFMAAKDDEARSKYVRFPERYLQRPDSQAGQINPRLEQIDTQAYDIAHTEDVAFLTLDCQDTDFMPFRAYFTRDGDRLKIDWEATVAQCDVSLKKMHSDIKEQQLRIEEIKRKHRLAQADYAAAVRQRSRAIEARRLQDIRKKEATTPKLHVVAKGETIEHIARKYQVSVKELMTVNQLATDLLQISQTLKIPGLSAPPAEEDIVVPPEPKPVAAAVLPAELYTEPMLVRCMVRRRDEFYAGPYNDKLHSAFMIISADRVQSMWAYTKRDSPLDLELRRLLDHGRFVVDLKKDLRVTLRVRRAQKDALPSQLELVELIHPEWVTP, from the coding sequence ATGGACAAGCATGAGGACAAAGGGGAGGTGACTCCTGACGATAAGCCGATTCACGGGCAGCAGGCCGGTAGCGCCCCCGCGGATGTGCGGGCCACGGACCGGCAGGCGTGTCAAGAGGACGAACCGGACGGCACGGCATCGGGTGCGGAAGAGCCTGCCACCGGCGCTGAAAAAGAGTCGAAAATTATCAGCAAGGGCAAGGCGTCGCTGATTATTTCCGGAGTCGAGGAGGCTCGTAGTGAAGCGGAAAAACCACAGCCCCTCGTTGTGGAACCCCGTGTGACTGTTGCCAGGGTTGATTCCCGGGACCCTGTGGATGAGGAGACCGACGAAGCCACGGAAGCCGGGGAACAAGTGCAACGACTCGAAAACTCGGTAAACCCAGGGAAAGAGCGCATCAAGGTGGACCAGGCCAAGTTTGAAAAACTTGAGCAGAGACCCGACGAGGCGGAGATCCAGGAGGAGCAGTGGGGAAGTGGTATTTCCCCGGGATGGTGGGTGGCTCTGGCCGGAGGGGGGGCGGCAGTGCTTTTGCTGGGTGGATTGGCGCTCGAGAGCTGGTTTGATGGCGATGAAGTCCAAACCGTGGTCGAGCCCCCTGCCTATGTCCCCGAGCCAGACCCTCACGAGGGAAGTCCCGAGCAATGGTTTCATCAGCGGGCCGGACGTATCAACGTCGATGCCAGAGCTGTCCTCAGTGCCTTTATGGCGGCCAAGGACGACGAAGCGCGCAGCAAGTATGTCCGTTTTCCAGAACGCTATCTACAGAGGCCCGATTCGCAGGCCGGTCAAATCAACCCGAGGCTGGAGCAAATCGACACCCAGGCGTATGATATAGCCCATACGGAAGACGTCGCTTTCCTGACCCTGGACTGTCAGGACACTGATTTCATGCCTTTCCGGGCTTACTTTACGCGTGACGGCGACCGTTTGAAAATTGACTGGGAGGCAACGGTTGCCCAATGTGATGTGAGTCTCAAAAAGATGCATTCTGATATCAAGGAACAGCAGTTGCGTATCGAGGAAATCAAAAGGAAACACCGTCTGGCGCAGGCCGACTATGCTGCGGCTGTGCGCCAGAGATCGAGGGCGATCGAGGCCAGGAGGTTACAGGACATAAGGAAAAAAGAAGCCACCACACCCAAGCTGCATGTGGTGGCCAAGGGGGAGACCATCGAGCATATTGCCAGGAAATATCAAGTCTCGGTCAAGGAGTTGATGACGGTGAACCAGTTGGCGACCGATCTGCTGCAAATCAGCCAAACTCTTAAAATACCAGGACTGAGCGCGCCCCCGGCCGAGGAGGATATTGTCGTGCCTCCCGAACCCAAACCCGTAGCCGCAGCTGTTTTGCCTGCGGAATTATATACCGAGCCCATGCTCGTGCGCTGTATGGTTCGCCGACGCGATGAGTTTTATGCAGGACCGTATAACGACAAGCTGCATTCCGCGTTCATGATAATTTCTGCGGACCGGGTCCAGTCGATGTGGGCCTATACCAAGCGGGATTCCCCGCTGGATCTTGAATTGAGAAGGCTTTTGGACCATGGACGCTTCGTCGTGGATCTTAAAAAAGACCTCCGGGTCACGCTGCGTGTGAGGCGAGCCCAAAAAGATGCCTTGCCATCTCAGCTGGAATTGGTGGAATTGATCCACCCGGAGTGGGTAACACCCTAA
- a CDS encoding 6-carboxytetrahydropterin synthase: protein MIEVENGHLLSKHPDKCRFPHGHTRKVELVFEADTLDEREMVFDFKLIGRMIGDFLETYDHALCMNTDDPKFGFFKEAYGDRIIGFDGEDPTTEVMARTIYNHTKASLARFVADPDTEYPVRAEVRISNIRVWETTSSWAEYSE from the coding sequence ATGATCGAGGTCGAAAACGGCCATCTGCTGTCCAAGCACCCCGACAAGTGCCGCTTTCCGCACGGGCATACCCGAAAAGTCGAGCTGGTTTTTGAAGCCGACACCTTGGATGAGCGGGAAATGGTGTTTGATTTCAAACTGATTGGTCGGATGATCGGGGATTTTCTCGAGACCTACGATCATGCCCTGTGTATGAATACGGACGATCCGAAGTTTGGTTTTTTCAAAGAGGCCTATGGGGATCGTATCATAGGTTTTGATGGTGAGGACCCCACAACCGAGGTGATGGCAAGGACGATTTACAATCACACCAAGGCATCGCTGGCTCGGTTTGTCGCCGATCCGGATACGGAATATCCAGTCAGGGCCGAGGTGAGGATCTCCAACATCCGCGTCTGGGAAACAACCTCATCGTGGGCTGAGTATTCGGAGTAG
- a CDS encoding EF-hand domain-containing protein, with the protein MKSPITPITRICLVVISCVTSGFADADQDGPARAGTGRHGDGARPGREQADSRKHGKGTRDGTSLRDKFKSFKEADTNKDGSLSFQEFSQMTRLKTLEEAKRRRLFDYLDRDKDGQLHMRELQPRDHGWFEKMAKVFPRLDTNHNGTLDIAEFARFPEFKGKDRGMVKRYFDHLDRNKNGEIERIELKAVPAHRARPDFDFSKFDTNSNGSLDFQEYSNIPWMEKFPEERRKKLFERIDIDKNGEVSPKEIRSAHQTRHPAPPHGKPLNPHRGGRSDQDNGNPPVKPPGRTWRKGPEGGPDKRPSPPTGDRQQPAPVNA; encoded by the coding sequence ATGAAATCACCCATCACCCCAATTACCCGGATCTGTCTGGTAGTTATTTCATGTGTCACATCCGGCTTTGCCGATGCCGATCAAGACGGGCCTGCCAGAGCAGGTACGGGTCGTCATGGAGATGGAGCCCGCCCTGGTAGGGAACAAGCGGACAGTCGCAAGCATGGCAAGGGGACCCGTGACGGCACCAGCCTTCGGGATAAATTCAAATCATTCAAGGAAGCCGATACCAACAAAGATGGTTCGTTGTCCTTCCAGGAGTTCTCCCAGATGACCCGGTTAAAGACGCTTGAAGAGGCGAAGCGGCGCAGATTGTTTGACTATCTGGACCGGGATAAGGACGGGCAGCTACACATGCGTGAGCTGCAGCCACGCGATCATGGCTGGTTTGAAAAAATGGCCAAGGTATTTCCCCGATTGGATACAAATCACAATGGCACTCTCGACATTGCCGAGTTTGCCAGGTTTCCCGAATTCAAGGGAAAAGACCGGGGCATGGTGAAAAGATACTTTGATCACCTCGATCGCAATAAGAACGGTGAAATCGAGAGGATCGAGTTGAAAGCTGTTCCCGCGCACCGGGCCCGTCCCGATTTTGACTTTTCCAAATTTGACACCAACTCCAACGGCTCACTCGATTTCCAGGAGTATTCAAACATCCCCTGGATGGAAAAATTCCCTGAGGAGCGCCGCAAAAAACTCTTTGAACGCATCGACATCGATAAAAACGGTGAGGTGTCGCCAAAGGAAATCAGGTCCGCCCATCAAACCCGTCACCCCGCGCCCCCTCATGGTAAACCACTGAACCCTCATAGGGGCGGTCGATCTGATCAAGACAACGGAAATCCTCCGGTCAAACCGCCCGGTAGAACCTGGCGCAAGGGCCCCGAGGGCGGTCCGGACAAGAGACCATCACCCCCCACTGGAGATCGGCAGCAACCGGCACCCGTAAATGCTTGA
- the acnA gene encoding aconitate hydratase AcnA has translation MDTIRTFQTGSGTEGKFHSLPALESIGLAEKGKISRLPISIRIVLESLLRHCDGRKVSEQDVKNLANWNAASPGNYEVPFTVARVVLQDFTGVPLVVDLAAMRNAAAEAGADASVVEPLVPVDLVIDHSVQVDFAGSQNALDRNLQIEFIRNKERYQFLKWGQQAFETFGVVPPGIGIVHQVNLEYLAKGVLEKNGTYYPDTLVGTDSHTTMINGLGVVGWGVGGIEAEAGMLGQPVTFLVPEVVGVHLDGELAEGVTATDLTLSITQLLRKHGVVGKFVEFYGPGAKALSLPDRATVANMAPEYGATMGFFPIDEETIAYLKGTGRDEATCATVESYFKAQEMFGIPTKGDIDYSASLEFDLASVVPAVSGPKRPQDRIDVTDLGSKFNELFTASVADGGYQRPAEARNVEIDLDLAAPAGFSSTGQSLLNEAGNTVTDEAVATHSSLKHGSVLIAAITSCTNTSNPSVMLAAGLVAKKANALGLTVAPYVKTSLGPGSRVVTDYLNATNLQQELDQLGFQTVGYGCTTCIGNSGPLAPEIETAIKEGDLITASVLSGNRNFEARVHGSVRASFLMSPPLVVAYAIAGRVDLDLANDPIGTDKEGNTVYLKDVWPTTDELKEVINSALVPEVFNKLYSDLDNANQNWVDIAAPTGPTYAWEDDSTYIQNPPFFDGFSRTPATEAKDVVNARALGIFADSVTTDHISPAGAIVETSPAGQYLIEHGVEKAKFNSFGSRRGNDRIMTRGTFANVRIKNLMCGGTEGGYTQYFGPSDVPAPDKDIAPVDGGKPAFIYDAAQAYKADGTDLIVIGGEDYGMGSSRDWAAKGTRLLGVSAVITKSFERIHRSNLIGMGVLPLNFKNKADYDKVAGLANATFSITGLAGELTPMQDATLTVTQEGGVGVPPTTFDIPLVVRIDTPAEVDYYLSGGILPYVLNQILDAAEA, from the coding sequence ATGGACACCATCCGCACATTCCAAACCGGCTCCGGCACCGAGGGCAAATTCCACTCACTTCCAGCACTCGAATCAATCGGCCTCGCTGAAAAAGGAAAAATCTCCCGTCTCCCGATCTCCATCCGCATCGTTCTCGAGTCCTTGTTACGCCATTGCGATGGTCGCAAAGTGTCCGAGCAGGATGTCAAAAACCTCGCCAACTGGAATGCCGCCTCCCCCGGGAATTACGAAGTCCCCTTCACCGTCGCCCGCGTTGTCCTTCAGGATTTCACCGGCGTCCCTCTCGTCGTCGATCTCGCCGCCATGCGCAATGCCGCCGCCGAAGCCGGAGCAGACGCCTCCGTGGTTGAACCTCTCGTGCCCGTGGACCTTGTTATCGACCACTCCGTGCAGGTCGACTTTGCAGGCTCGCAAAATGCCCTCGACCGCAACCTCCAGATCGAATTCATCCGCAACAAGGAACGCTACCAGTTTCTCAAGTGGGGCCAGCAGGCATTTGAAACATTCGGTGTCGTACCTCCCGGCATCGGCATCGTCCACCAGGTGAACCTCGAGTACCTCGCCAAAGGTGTGTTAGAGAAAAACGGCACTTACTACCCTGACACCCTCGTTGGCACCGATTCCCACACCACCATGATCAACGGCCTCGGTGTCGTCGGCTGGGGCGTTGGCGGCATCGAAGCCGAAGCAGGAATGTTAGGCCAGCCGGTCACCTTCCTCGTTCCCGAGGTCGTCGGTGTCCACCTCGACGGCGAGCTCGCCGAAGGAGTCACCGCCACCGACCTCACCCTGAGTATCACCCAGCTGCTGCGCAAACACGGTGTGGTTGGAAAATTTGTCGAGTTCTACGGCCCGGGAGCCAAGGCTCTCAGCCTGCCGGACCGCGCCACCGTGGCTAACATGGCTCCCGAATACGGTGCCACCATGGGATTCTTCCCCATCGACGAGGAAACCATCGCATACCTCAAGGGCACCGGCCGCGACGAAGCCACTTGCGCCACCGTTGAGAGCTACTTCAAAGCCCAGGAAATGTTCGGCATCCCCACCAAGGGCGATATCGACTACTCGGCTTCGCTTGAATTTGATCTCGCCAGCGTCGTACCCGCCGTTTCCGGCCCCAAACGCCCGCAGGACCGCATCGATGTCACCGACCTCGGCTCCAAGTTCAACGAGCTGTTCACCGCGTCCGTCGCCGATGGTGGGTATCAACGCCCTGCCGAAGCCCGCAACGTTGAAATCGATCTCGATCTCGCCGCTCCCGCCGGTTTTTCATCCACGGGCCAGAGCCTGCTCAACGAAGCCGGTAATACGGTCACCGATGAGGCGGTTGCCACACACAGCTCACTGAAGCACGGTTCAGTCCTCATTGCCGCCATCACCTCCTGCACCAATACCTCCAACCCAAGCGTCATGCTTGCCGCTGGTCTTGTCGCTAAAAAGGCCAACGCTCTCGGACTCACGGTCGCCCCTTATGTCAAAACCTCCCTCGGACCCGGCTCGCGCGTGGTCACCGACTATCTCAACGCCACCAACCTGCAGCAGGAACTCGACCAGTTAGGCTTCCAGACCGTCGGCTACGGCTGCACCACCTGTATCGGCAACTCCGGCCCACTTGCTCCGGAAATTGAAACCGCCATCAAGGAGGGCGACCTGATCACCGCTTCCGTTCTGTCGGGAAACAGGAACTTCGAAGCCCGTGTGCATGGCTCCGTCCGTGCCAGCTTCCTGATGTCACCACCGCTGGTGGTCGCCTACGCCATTGCCGGCCGTGTTGACCTCGATCTCGCCAACGACCCCATCGGCACCGACAAGGAGGGTAACACCGTTTACCTCAAGGACGTCTGGCCAACCACCGACGAGCTCAAGGAGGTCATCAATTCCGCCCTCGTCCCCGAGGTCTTCAACAAACTCTACAGCGACCTCGACAACGCCAACCAGAACTGGGTGGACATCGCCGCCCCCACCGGCCCGACCTACGCCTGGGAAGATGACTCCACCTACATCCAGAACCCACCGTTCTTTGATGGTTTCTCGCGCACCCCTGCGACGGAGGCCAAGGATGTGGTCAATGCCCGCGCCCTCGGTATCTTTGCCGACTCCGTCACCACCGACCACATTTCGCCCGCTGGTGCCATCGTCGAAACCAGCCCCGCAGGCCAGTATCTCATTGAGCACGGTGTGGAAAAAGCCAAGTTCAACTCCTTTGGCTCACGCCGTGGCAACGACCGCATCATGACCCGTGGAACCTTTGCCAACGTGCGTATCAAAAACCTCATGTGCGGCGGCACCGAGGGTGGTTACACCCAGTATTTCGGTCCATCCGATGTCCCGGCACCCGATAAAGACATTGCACCGGTCGATGGCGGCAAACCCGCCTTCATCTACGATGCCGCCCAGGCCTACAAAGCCGACGGCACCGACCTCATCGTCATCGGCGGCGAGGACTACGGTATGGGATCGTCCCGCGACTGGGCTGCCAAGGGGACCCGACTGTTAGGTGTCTCCGCGGTAATCACCAAATCCTTCGAACGCATCCACCGCTCCAACCTCATCGGTATGGGTGTGCTGCCGCTCAACTTCAAAAACAAGGCCGACTACGATAAAGTCGCCGGCCTCGCCAATGCCACCTTCTCCATCACCGGCCTCGCAGGTGAGCTCACCCCCATGCAGGATGCCACCCTCACGGTGACCCAGGAAGGGGGCGTGGGCGTCCCGCCCACAACATTCGATATCCCCCTCGTGGTCCGCATCGACACCCCGGCGGAAGTCGACTACTACCTCAGCGGCGGCATCCTCCCCTACGTACTCAATCAAATCCTGGACGCAGCCGAGGCATAA
- the aroE gene encoding shikimate dehydrogenase: protein MKEVYQIEDLASRDILDAGTDKPARLAVIGYPVRHSASPAMHQAALDAQERNLRYIRLELAPGRVAEAVARMQELEFIGCNVTVPHKFEVIDCCDELSDDARALGAVNTLIFGEQTLGHNTDAPGLVRAIRADFGIDLADLKVMIVGVGGGAGRAIAIQCARIGCDQLWLVNRTLAKAEALMRELQSYGKNPKHLAVPGERLTAMTPDDPDLIEAAGHADLIINATSLGLRATDSMPLPADCIQPHHLVYDMIYNPANTAMISHAKSMGARTANGASMLLHQGVLAYNCWFTGPSPLEQMRKGLLSTL from the coding sequence ATGAAGGAAGTTTATCAGATCGAAGACCTGGCAAGCAGGGACATACTGGATGCCGGGACAGACAAGCCGGCCCGTCTGGCGGTCATCGGCTATCCCGTTCGTCACTCCGCATCACCCGCCATGCACCAGGCGGCCCTGGACGCGCAGGAGCGGAACCTTCGATACATCCGGCTGGAGCTTGCACCAGGCCGGGTTGCCGAGGCCGTGGCCCGCATGCAAGAGCTGGAATTCATCGGCTGCAACGTCACCGTGCCGCATAAATTCGAAGTGATCGATTGCTGTGATGAACTCAGTGATGACGCGCGGGCACTAGGTGCGGTGAACACCCTCATTTTTGGTGAACAGACACTGGGGCACAACACGGATGCGCCCGGACTTGTCCGGGCTATCCGCGCTGACTTTGGCATCGACCTTGCGGATCTCAAAGTGATGATCGTCGGGGTCGGCGGTGGGGCTGGTAGAGCCATCGCCATCCAGTGTGCCCGTATCGGCTGCGATCAACTCTGGCTGGTCAACAGGACATTGGCCAAGGCCGAGGCGCTAATGCGCGAACTCCAATCCTACGGTAAAAACCCAAAGCATCTTGCGGTTCCAGGTGAGAGGCTGACTGCCATGACACCGGATGATCCGGACCTGATAGAGGCCGCTGGACATGCCGACCTGATCATCAATGCCACTTCCCTTGGATTACGAGCCACCGATTCCATGCCCCTCCCTGCCGACTGTATCCAACCACATCACCTGGTCTACGACATGATCTATAACCCGGCGAACACCGCGATGATCAGCCATGCCAAGTCCATGGGCGCGCGTACGGCCAACGGTGCCTCCATGCTTTTACACCAGGGAGTGCTGGCTTACAATTGCTGGTTCACAGGCCCCTCGCCGCTGGAACAGATGAGAAAGGGACTACTCTCCACCCTCTGA
- the vsr gene encoding DNA mismatch endonuclease Vsr: protein MTDTFSKEKRSWVMSRIRGKDTKPEISVRSMLHRLGYRFTVGGPKNKRLPGKPDIVLPKWGTVVFVHGCFWHGHDHCPLFRLPKTRTEFWRGKIGNNQARDIRHEEDLQQLGWNVVTIWECELATMEKRHTLAKRLPYLIEQTPMEYQLTDNTCHLGMVAEEEGWFEIQ, encoded by the coding sequence GTGACCGATACCTTTTCCAAAGAAAAGAGAAGCTGGGTGATGTCGCGAATCCGCGGCAAGGACACCAAGCCCGAGATCTCGGTGCGCTCGATGCTGCACCGGCTGGGCTACCGGTTCACAGTCGGCGGACCGAAAAACAAACGTCTCCCGGGCAAACCCGACATCGTATTGCCCAAGTGGGGCACCGTCGTCTTTGTCCACGGCTGTTTCTGGCACGGCCACGATCATTGTCCGTTGTTCCGCTTACCCAAGACCCGCACGGAATTCTGGCGTGGGAAAATCGGCAACAACCAAGCCCGGGATATCCGCCATGAAGAGGACCTCCAGCAACTCGGTTGGAATGTCGTCACCATCTGGGAATGTGAACTCGCCACCATGGAAAAACGCCACACCCTTGCCAAGCGACTACCATACCTGATCGAGCAAACCCCCATGGAATACCAACTCACCGACAACACCTGCCACCTGGGAATGGTGGCGGAGGAGGAAGGCTGGTTTGAGATACAGTAG
- a CDS encoding VOC family protein yields the protein MSEECNSNTPDSTPGRFGWNELNVPDVEAAKKFYGEVFGWESETQQMAPGMEYTMFKQGDHMIGGLVSPPGAENAPPYWAAYINSNDIAADVAKAKAAGATILLEYLEVPNAGALACIQDPQGAVFSLWKACENAQCGV from the coding sequence ATGAGCGAAGAATGTAACAGCAATACCCCCGACTCAACACCTGGCCGTTTTGGCTGGAATGAGCTGAATGTGCCCGATGTTGAGGCTGCCAAGAAATTTTACGGCGAAGTCTTCGGATGGGAATCGGAAACCCAGCAGATGGCACCCGGGATGGAATACACGATGTTTAAACAAGGTGACCACATGATCGGTGGTCTCGTCAGCCCTCCGGGCGCTGAAAATGCCCCACCCTACTGGGCTGCCTACATCAACTCCAATGACATTGCCGCCGATGTGGCCAAGGCAAAAGCAGCGGGCGCCACCATCTTGTTAGAATACCTGGAGGTTCCCAACGCGGGAGCATTGGCATGTATCCAAGATCCGCAGGGAGCTGTGTTTTCACTGTGGAAGGCCTGTGAAAATGCTCAATGTGGTGTTTAA